From a single Pyxidicoccus xibeiensis genomic region:
- a CDS encoding MarR family winged helix-turn-helix transcriptional regulator: protein MATDRLYALLERIGNLLRTEERAAGLRHGLQPVHLQALRYLATCNRYSNTPAALTEYLGLTKGTVSQTLLLLEDKGLLRKVASTEDRRVVHLHLTDAGRAVLRDTLPPELLTQALGGLTDGGDTLEASLTGLLRSMQVANTQRSFGACASCRHFRREGPERFRCGLTDEPLTQAESQQLCREHEAAGA, encoded by the coding sequence ATGGCCACCGACCGGCTCTACGCGCTGCTCGAGCGCATCGGGAACCTGCTCCGCACCGAGGAGCGGGCGGCGGGGCTGCGCCATGGCCTGCAGCCGGTCCATCTCCAGGCGCTGCGCTACCTGGCGACGTGCAACCGCTACAGCAACACGCCCGCCGCGCTGACGGAGTACCTGGGGCTCACCAAGGGCACGGTGTCCCAGACGCTGCTGCTGCTCGAGGACAAGGGGCTGTTGCGCAAGGTGGCGAGCACGGAGGACCGCCGCGTCGTCCACCTGCACCTGACGGACGCGGGGCGCGCGGTGCTGCGTGACACGCTCCCTCCCGAGCTCCTCACCCAGGCGCTGGGCGGGCTGACCGACGGTGGAGACACGCTCGAGGCGTCGCTCACCGGGCTGCTGCGCTCCATGCAGGTGGCGAACACGCAGCGCAGCTTCGGCGCGTGCGCGTCATGCAGGCACTTCCGGCGCGAGGGGCCGGAGCGCTTCCGCTGCGGGCTGACCGACGAGCCGCTGACGCAGGCCGAGAGCCAGCAGCTGTGCAGGGAGCACGAGGCCGCGGGCGCCTGA
- a CDS encoding carboxymuconolactone decarboxylase family protein, translated as MTVPTIAPVTATTTPAASEPTLAALKKKFGSVPKMFSTFAHSPAALEAVAGYFNAMGGAKLSPRTQEAIAIAVAELNRCTYCLSAHTALAKGHGVTADELSGFRTARSPDAREQAILDLAVAIARTRAADVGPQLAQARKAGLSDAELVEVVAAVAQNVLTNYLNVVAGTEVDFPRVG; from the coding sequence ATGACCGTCCCCACCATCGCCCCCGTCACCGCCACCACCACGCCCGCGGCCTCCGAGCCCACGCTCGCCGCGCTGAAGAAGAAGTTCGGGAGCGTCCCGAAGATGTTCTCGACGTTCGCCCACTCGCCCGCGGCGCTGGAGGCCGTGGCGGGCTACTTCAACGCCATGGGCGGCGCGAAGCTGTCGCCCCGGACGCAGGAGGCCATCGCCATCGCGGTGGCGGAGCTCAACCGCTGCACGTACTGCCTGTCCGCGCACACGGCGCTGGCGAAGGGCCACGGGGTGACGGCGGATGAGCTGAGCGGCTTCCGCACCGCCCGCTCCCCGGACGCCCGGGAGCAGGCCATCCTGGACCTGGCCGTGGCCATCGCCCGCACGCGCGCGGCCGACGTGGGCCCGCAGCTCGCCCAGGCGCGCAAGGCCGGCCTGAGCGACGCGGAGCTGGTGGAGGTGGTGGCCGCCGTCGCGCAGAACGTGCTCACCAACTACCTCAACGTCGTGGCCGGCACCGAGGTGGACTTCCCCCGCGTGGGCTGA
- a CDS encoding NAD(P)H-dependent oxidoreductase, whose translation MPDLKDVPMNILIVYAHPEPRSLNGALKDLAVRHLTAQGHEVRVSDLYAMKWKAVADGADFLNHASGERLSYARASRDAFAGGLQSPDIVAEQEKLLWADAVLFQFPMWWFSMPAILKGWIDRVYAYGFAYGVGVHDGDRWGDRYGEGTLKGRRAMLSVTIGGRAPHYTDRGVNGALDDLLFPIQHGVLFYPGMEVLPPFASYMTDRLSEAQWPSVAEAFQARLDGLFTDAPLPFRLQNGGHYDSQQVLKPGLGHGASGTRIHLVLPGEPEQLPVGLGSPAPDA comes from the coding sequence ATGCCGGACCTGAAGGACGTGCCCATGAACATCCTGATTGTCTACGCCCACCCCGAACCGAGGTCGCTCAATGGCGCGCTGAAGGACCTCGCGGTGCGCCACCTGACCGCCCAGGGCCATGAGGTCCGGGTATCGGACCTGTACGCCATGAAGTGGAAGGCGGTGGCCGATGGAGCTGACTTCCTGAATCACGCTTCCGGAGAGCGGCTGTCGTACGCGAGGGCGTCGAGAGACGCCTTTGCTGGCGGGCTGCAGAGCCCGGACATCGTGGCCGAGCAGGAGAAGCTGCTCTGGGCCGATGCCGTGCTCTTCCAGTTCCCGATGTGGTGGTTCTCGATGCCGGCCATCCTGAAGGGCTGGATTGACCGGGTCTATGCCTACGGCTTCGCCTATGGCGTTGGCGTGCACGACGGCGACCGCTGGGGTGACCGCTACGGCGAAGGCACGCTGAAGGGCCGCCGCGCCATGCTTTCAGTCACGATTGGCGGGCGGGCGCCGCACTACACCGACCGCGGCGTCAATGGGGCCTTGGATGACCTCCTCTTCCCCATCCAGCACGGGGTGCTCTTCTATCCCGGCATGGAGGTCCTGCCGCCGTTCGCGTCCTATATGACCGACCGGCTGAGCGAAGCGCAGTGGCCGTCCGTGGCAGAGGCCTTCCAGGCGCGGCTGGACGGCTTGTTCACGGACGCCCCGCTCCCGTTCCGCCTGCAGAATGGTGGGCACTATGATTCCCAGCAGGTGCTGAAGCCCGGCCTCGGCCACGGCGCCTCCGGCACACGCATCCACCTGGTCCTGCCTGGCGAGCCGGAACAGCTGCCCGTCGGCCTGGGGAGCCCCGCTCCGGACGCGTGA